In the Brassica napus cultivar Da-Ae chromosome A7, Da-Ae, whole genome shotgun sequence genome, one interval contains:
- the LOC125576667 gene encoding uncharacterized protein LOC125576667 isoform X3, protein MGDSVPLKLALPELKYPIGSQPKEKSAINQYSGSDYISIVKSILKPDEMIRVRGSFLGPVMKLSERGLKLSAKIVYAILTRSIVSVKENEAWFHFGAQPMRFSIREFHMMTGLKCSGALEGPRRETERFNWELLKGRSHKLSDVVDQLRNTREDASEERICLAMLILVESILLRKSKGGSFPLEYAKNAQDMTYPWGKEAYIVLLKSIQNAVANHLENKSKFELQGYPLVFLLWILESIPLLRNKFSKCVPTVEVPGPTYLCEKYTEIENPSLDRVLQVEADTKLKVHCILPSIPHDPEDDISIEDKYSDELETVKDVTKKGYKITADDWENRCVDTFDTLDALIQMMANKETGQASTPIDEDSVNEKVNRIITVMEENLKSMKDRMSLLEEENIHLRARVSELEGNSNVFPTNVTQKRSSGTPLSPMSHTQPSSGTPLSPMSHTQPSSETPLSPMSQQPNLTHEETMIESAASPKSQQNEDYTQSSSETPLSPMSQQPNLTNEDTMNESDDETPALDTQVFSPNLTKEKETETSTGERPSNPNQDGKPDDEIVIESPAAQTQVLQKETLEMNETPSSPISPKSIEAQVFTPIQKQQTVTEETYEATQPLTEIISANNKKEDTHAVHYRPSSPLSSLIALVIEENKNALSETETATQYFSTSEGEHSQSSRKNQAEEYLKDTTEPTTELVSTDVSKTQPLTPQTQHLQTSEGDQSDETPSEQNQAEENLKDTTEPTTELVSTYVSKMPPITQQTEHLQTSAIDFSEKNEVEVSRLLAHFQIGAEVEFCLLMTKYGIQERLLILNCVKD, encoded by the exons atgggAGATTCAGTACCTCTAAAACTAGCACTGCCAGAGCTGAAGTATCCTATTGGTTCACAGCCAAAAGAAAAGTCAGCAATCAACCAATACTCTGGTTCAGATTATATCTCTATTGTCAAAAGCATCCTAAAACCAGATGAGATGATAAGAGTCCGAGGATCATTTCTGGGACCTGTAATGAAGCTCAGTGAGAGAGGATTGAAGTTATCAGCAAAGATAGTCTACGCCATTCTCACTAGAAGCATCGTTTCTGTCAAGGAGAATGAAGCCTGGTTCCATTTCGGTGCGCAGCCAATGAGGTTCTCTATAAGAGAATTTCATATGATGACAGGCTTGAAATGTAGTGGTGCATTAGAAGGACCACGAAGGGAAACCGAGAGATTTAATTGGGAATTGCTAAAGGGGCGTAGTCATAAGTTAAGTGACGTGGTGGACCAGCtcagaaacacaagagaagatgcTTCTGAGGAGAGAATATGCCTCGCAATGCTCATCCTGGTAGAGAGCATATTATTGCGGAAGAGCAAAGGAGGGAGTTTTCCTTTGGAATATGCGAAAAATGCACAGGATATGACATATCCATGGGGAAAAGAGGCTTACATTGTGCTCCTGAAGTCAATTCAAAACGCTGTCGCGAATCATTTGGAGAATAAATCCAAATTTGagttgcaaggttatcctctagTATTCCTTCTTTGGATACTAGAGTCGATTCCTTTGCTAAGGAATAAGTTCAGTAAGTGTGTACCAACAGTTGAGGTTCCTGGGCCGACTTACTTGTGTGAAAAATACACTGAGATAGAGAATCCATCACTTGATAGGGTTTTACAGGTTGAAGCTGATACAAAG CTGAAGGTCCATTGCATACTACCTTCTATTCCTCATGATCCAGAAGATGATATCTCCATTGAAGACAAATATAGTGACGAGTTGGaaacagtgaaagatgtaaCAAAGAAAGGGTACAAGATTACAGCCGATGACTGGGAAAATAGGTGTGTAGACACATTTGACACATTGGATGCTCTTATTCAAATGATGGCAAATAAGGAGACTGGCCAAGCTTCTACTCCGATTGATGAGGATTCAGtaaatgaaaaagtgaacaggatCATCACGGTAATGGAGGAGAATCTGAAGAGCATGAAGGATCGAATGTCATTActggaagaagaaaacatacaTCTTAGAGCTCGTGTGTCAGAGTTGGAAGGAAACAGCAATGTTTTTCCCACTAACGTGACACAAAAG CGATCCAGTGGgacacctttatctccaatgtctcacaCGCAACCATCCAGTGGgacacctttatctccaatgtctcacacgcaaccatcgagtgagacacctttatctccaatgtctcaacagcctaatttgacacatgag GAGACAATGATTGAATCAGCTGCATCTCCAAAGTCTCAACAAAATGAG GATTACACGCAATCATCGAGTGAGacgcctttatctccaatgtctcaacagcctaatttgacaaatgag GACACAATGAATGAATCAGATGATGAAACTCCTGCCCTTGATACTCAAGTATTCTCTCCTAATCTGACaaaagag AAAGAAACAGAAACGTCTACCGGTGAGAGGCCATCCAATCCTAATCAAGATGGAAAACCAGATGATGAG ATTGTGATTGAGTCACCTGCTGCTCAGACTCAAGTTTTGCAAAAAGAAACACTGGAAATGAATGagacaccttcttctccaatatCTCCAAAGAGTATTGAGGCTCAAGTTTTTACTCCAATTCAGAAACAGCAg aCGGTAACAGAGGAAACGTATGAGGCTACACAGCCATTGACTGAGATCATTTCAGCAAACAATAAAAAG GAGGATACACATGCTGTGCATTACAGACCTTCCTCTCCATTGTCTTCACTAATTGCACTAGTtattgaagaaaataagaatgctttg AGTGAGACAGAAACTGCGACCCAATATTTTTCTACAAGTGAAGGAGAGCATTCACAATCAAGCAGAAAGAATCAAGCGGAAGAATATCTCAAGGATACTACAGAACCTACTACTGAGCTAGTTTCCACAGATGTTTCGAAGACACAGCCTCTTACTCCGCAAACACAGCACCTTCAGACAAGTGAGGGAGATCAATCCGATGAGACACCATCAGAGCAGAATCAAGCAGAAGAAAATCTCAAGGATACTACAGAACCTACTACTGAGCTAGTTTCCACATATGTTTCGAAGATGCCGCCTATTACTCAGCAAACAGAGCATCTTCAGACAAGTGCTAtagatttttcagaaaaaaacgaG GTTGAAGTAAGCAGGCTTCTAGCTCACTTTCAAATAGGCGCAGAGGTTGAATTTTGTCTACTGATGACGAAATATGGTATCCAGGAAAGGTTGTTGATCTTAAACTGTGTGAAGGACTAG
- the LOC125576667 gene encoding fibrous sheath CABYR-binding protein-like isoform X2: protein MGDSVPLKLALPELKYPIGSQPKEKSAINQYSGSDYISIVKSILKPDEMIRVRGSFLGPVMKLSERGLKLSAKIVYAILTRSIVSVKENEAWFHFGAQPMRFSIREFHMMTGLKCSGALEGPRRETERFNWELLKGRSHKLSDVVDQLRNTREDASEERICLAMLILVESILLRKSKGGSFPLEYAKNAQDMTYPWGKEAYIVLLKSIQNAVANHLENKSKFELQGYPLVFLLWILESIPLLRNKFSKCVPTVEVPGPTYLCEKYTEIENPSLDRVLQVEADTKLKVHCILPSIPHDPEDDISIEDKYSDELETVKDVTKKGYKITADDWENRCVDTFDTLDALIQMMANKETGQASTPIDEDSVNEKVNRIITVMEENLKSMKDRMSLLEEENIHLRARVSELEGNSNVFPTNVTQKRSSGTPLSPMSHTQPSSGTPLSPMSHTQPSSETPLSPMSQQPNLTHEETMIESAASPKSQQNEDYTQSSSETPLSPMSQQPNLTNEDTMNESDDETPALDTQVFSPNLTKERETQTSTDETPPKTNQGEGKPDDEIVIESPAAQTQVLQKETLEMNETPSSPISPKSIEAQVFTPIQKQQTVTEETYEATQPLTEIISANNKKEDTHAVHYRPSSPLSSLIALVIEENKNALSETETATQYFSTSEGEHSQSSRKNQAEEYLKDTTEPTTELVSTDVSKTQPLTPQTQHLQTSEGDQSDETPSEQNQAEENLKDTTEPTTELVSTYVSKMPPITQQTEHLQTSAIDFSEKNEVEVSRLLAHFQIGAEVEFCLLMTKYGIQERLLILNCVKD from the exons atgggAGATTCAGTACCTCTAAAACTAGCACTGCCAGAGCTGAAGTATCCTATTGGTTCACAGCCAAAAGAAAAGTCAGCAATCAACCAATACTCTGGTTCAGATTATATCTCTATTGTCAAAAGCATCCTAAAACCAGATGAGATGATAAGAGTCCGAGGATCATTTCTGGGACCTGTAATGAAGCTCAGTGAGAGAGGATTGAAGTTATCAGCAAAGATAGTCTACGCCATTCTCACTAGAAGCATCGTTTCTGTCAAGGAGAATGAAGCCTGGTTCCATTTCGGTGCGCAGCCAATGAGGTTCTCTATAAGAGAATTTCATATGATGACAGGCTTGAAATGTAGTGGTGCATTAGAAGGACCACGAAGGGAAACCGAGAGATTTAATTGGGAATTGCTAAAGGGGCGTAGTCATAAGTTAAGTGACGTGGTGGACCAGCtcagaaacacaagagaagatgcTTCTGAGGAGAGAATATGCCTCGCAATGCTCATCCTGGTAGAGAGCATATTATTGCGGAAGAGCAAAGGAGGGAGTTTTCCTTTGGAATATGCGAAAAATGCACAGGATATGACATATCCATGGGGAAAAGAGGCTTACATTGTGCTCCTGAAGTCAATTCAAAACGCTGTCGCGAATCATTTGGAGAATAAATCCAAATTTGagttgcaaggttatcctctagTATTCCTTCTTTGGATACTAGAGTCGATTCCTTTGCTAAGGAATAAGTTCAGTAAGTGTGTACCAACAGTTGAGGTTCCTGGGCCGACTTACTTGTGTGAAAAATACACTGAGATAGAGAATCCATCACTTGATAGGGTTTTACAGGTTGAAGCTGATACAAAG CTGAAGGTCCATTGCATACTACCTTCTATTCCTCATGATCCAGAAGATGATATCTCCATTGAAGACAAATATAGTGACGAGTTGGaaacagtgaaagatgtaaCAAAGAAAGGGTACAAGATTACAGCCGATGACTGGGAAAATAGGTGTGTAGACACATTTGACACATTGGATGCTCTTATTCAAATGATGGCAAATAAGGAGACTGGCCAAGCTTCTACTCCGATTGATGAGGATTCAGtaaatgaaaaagtgaacaggatCATCACGGTAATGGAGGAGAATCTGAAGAGCATGAAGGATCGAATGTCATTActggaagaagaaaacatacaTCTTAGAGCTCGTGTGTCAGAGTTGGAAGGAAACAGCAATGTTTTTCCCACTAACGTGACACAAAAG CGATCCAGTGGgacacctttatctccaatgtctcacaCGCAACCATCCAGTGGgacacctttatctccaatgtctcacacgcaaccatcgagtgagacacctttatctccaatgtctcaacagcctaatttgacacatgag GAGACAATGATTGAATCAGCTGCATCTCCAAAGTCTCAACAAAATGAG GATTACACGCAATCATCGAGTGAGacgcctttatctccaatgtctcaacagcctaatttgacaaatgag GACACAATGAATGAATCAGATGATGAAACTCCTGCCCTTGATACTCAAGTATTCTCTCCTAATCTGACaaaagag AGGGAAACACAAACCTCTACTGATGAAACGCcacccaaaactaatcaaggagaaggaaaaccagatgatgag ATTGTGATTGAGTCACCTGCTGCTCAGACTCAAGTTTTGCAAAAAGAAACACTGGAAATGAATGagacaccttcttctccaatatCTCCAAAGAGTATTGAGGCTCAAGTTTTTACTCCAATTCAGAAACAGCAg aCGGTAACAGAGGAAACGTATGAGGCTACACAGCCATTGACTGAGATCATTTCAGCAAACAATAAAAAG GAGGATACACATGCTGTGCATTACAGACCTTCCTCTCCATTGTCTTCACTAATTGCACTAGTtattgaagaaaataagaatgctttg AGTGAGACAGAAACTGCGACCCAATATTTTTCTACAAGTGAAGGAGAGCATTCACAATCAAGCAGAAAGAATCAAGCGGAAGAATATCTCAAGGATACTACAGAACCTACTACTGAGCTAGTTTCCACAGATGTTTCGAAGACACAGCCTCTTACTCCGCAAACACAGCACCTTCAGACAAGTGAGGGAGATCAATCCGATGAGACACCATCAGAGCAGAATCAAGCAGAAGAAAATCTCAAGGATACTACAGAACCTACTACTGAGCTAGTTTCCACATATGTTTCGAAGATGCCGCCTATTACTCAGCAAACAGAGCATCTTCAGACAAGTGCTAtagatttttcagaaaaaaacgaG GTTGAAGTAAGCAGGCTTCTAGCTCACTTTCAAATAGGCGCAGAGGTTGAATTTTGTCTACTGATGACGAAATATGGTATCCAGGAAAGGTTGTTGATCTTAAACTGTGTGAAGGACTAG
- the LOC125576667 gene encoding mucin-17-like isoform X1: protein MGDSVPLKLALPELKYPIGSQPKEKSAINQYSGSDYISIVKSILKPDEMIRVRGSFLGPVMKLSERGLKLSAKIVYAILTRSIVSVKENEAWFHFGAQPMRFSIREFHMMTGLKCSGALEGPRRETERFNWELLKGRSHKLSDVVDQLRNTREDASEERICLAMLILVESILLRKSKGGSFPLEYAKNAQDMTYPWGKEAYIVLLKSIQNAVANHLENKSKFELQGYPLVFLLWILESIPLLRNKFSKCVPTVEVPGPTYLCEKYTEIENPSLDRVLQVEADTKLKVHCILPSIPHDPEDDISIEDKYSDELETVKDVTKKGYKITADDWENRCVDTFDTLDALIQMMANKETGQASTPIDEDSVNEKVNRIITVMEENLKSMKDRMSLLEEENIHLRARVSELEGNSNVFPTNVTQKRSSGTPLSPMSHTQPSSGTPLSPMSHTQPSSETPLSPMSQQPNLTHEETMIESAASPKSQQNEDYTQSSSETPLSPMSQQPNLTNEDTMNESDDETPALDTQVFSPNLTKEKETETSTGERPSNPNQDGKPDDEIVREKLTSESPASQSQVLQKETVEMNETPSSPIAPKSIETPVYTPSQTQQIEREPSDDTPALDTQVFTPNLTKERETQTSTDETPPKTNQGEGKPDDEIVIESPAAQTQVLQKETLEMNETPSSPISPKSIEAQVFTPIQKQQTVTEETYEATQPLTEIISANNKKEDTHAVHYRPSSPLSSLIALVIEENKNALSETETATQYFSTSEGEHSQSSRKNQAEEYLKDTTEPTTELVSTDVSKTQPLTPQTQHLQTSEGDQSDETPSEQNQAEENLKDTTEPTTELVSTYVSKMPPITQQTEHLQTSAIDFSEKNEVEVSRLLAHFQIGAEVEFCLLMTKYGIQERLLILNCVKD, encoded by the exons atgggAGATTCAGTACCTCTAAAACTAGCACTGCCAGAGCTGAAGTATCCTATTGGTTCACAGCCAAAAGAAAAGTCAGCAATCAACCAATACTCTGGTTCAGATTATATCTCTATTGTCAAAAGCATCCTAAAACCAGATGAGATGATAAGAGTCCGAGGATCATTTCTGGGACCTGTAATGAAGCTCAGTGAGAGAGGATTGAAGTTATCAGCAAAGATAGTCTACGCCATTCTCACTAGAAGCATCGTTTCTGTCAAGGAGAATGAAGCCTGGTTCCATTTCGGTGCGCAGCCAATGAGGTTCTCTATAAGAGAATTTCATATGATGACAGGCTTGAAATGTAGTGGTGCATTAGAAGGACCACGAAGGGAAACCGAGAGATTTAATTGGGAATTGCTAAAGGGGCGTAGTCATAAGTTAAGTGACGTGGTGGACCAGCtcagaaacacaagagaagatgcTTCTGAGGAGAGAATATGCCTCGCAATGCTCATCCTGGTAGAGAGCATATTATTGCGGAAGAGCAAAGGAGGGAGTTTTCCTTTGGAATATGCGAAAAATGCACAGGATATGACATATCCATGGGGAAAAGAGGCTTACATTGTGCTCCTGAAGTCAATTCAAAACGCTGTCGCGAATCATTTGGAGAATAAATCCAAATTTGagttgcaaggttatcctctagTATTCCTTCTTTGGATACTAGAGTCGATTCCTTTGCTAAGGAATAAGTTCAGTAAGTGTGTACCAACAGTTGAGGTTCCTGGGCCGACTTACTTGTGTGAAAAATACACTGAGATAGAGAATCCATCACTTGATAGGGTTTTACAGGTTGAAGCTGATACAAAG CTGAAGGTCCATTGCATACTACCTTCTATTCCTCATGATCCAGAAGATGATATCTCCATTGAAGACAAATATAGTGACGAGTTGGaaacagtgaaagatgtaaCAAAGAAAGGGTACAAGATTACAGCCGATGACTGGGAAAATAGGTGTGTAGACACATTTGACACATTGGATGCTCTTATTCAAATGATGGCAAATAAGGAGACTGGCCAAGCTTCTACTCCGATTGATGAGGATTCAGtaaatgaaaaagtgaacaggatCATCACGGTAATGGAGGAGAATCTGAAGAGCATGAAGGATCGAATGTCATTActggaagaagaaaacatacaTCTTAGAGCTCGTGTGTCAGAGTTGGAAGGAAACAGCAATGTTTTTCCCACTAACGTGACACAAAAG CGATCCAGTGGgacacctttatctccaatgtctcacaCGCAACCATCCAGTGGgacacctttatctccaatgtctcacacgcaaccatcgagtgagacacctttatctccaatgtctcaacagcctaatttgacacatgag GAGACAATGATTGAATCAGCTGCATCTCCAAAGTCTCAACAAAATGAG GATTACACGCAATCATCGAGTGAGacgcctttatctccaatgtctcaacagcctaatttgacaaatgag GACACAATGAATGAATCAGATGATGAAACTCCTGCCCTTGATACTCAAGTATTCTCTCCTAATCTGACaaaagag AAAGAAACAGAAACGTCTACCGGTGAGAGGCCATCCAATCCTAATCAAGATGGAAAACCAGATGATGAG attgtgaGAGAGAAATTAACAAGTGAGTCACCTGCTAGTCAGAGTCAAGTTTTGCAGAAAGAAACAGTAGAAATGAATGagacaccttcttctccaataGCTCCAAAGAGTATTGAAACTCCCGTTTATACTCCAAGTCAGACTCAGCAG ATTGAGAGAGAGCCATCGGATGACACGCCTGCCCTTGATACTCAAGTTTTTACTCCTAATCTGACaaaagag AGGGAAACACAAACCTCTACTGATGAAACGCcacccaaaactaatcaaggagaaggaaaaccagatgatgag ATTGTGATTGAGTCACCTGCTGCTCAGACTCAAGTTTTGCAAAAAGAAACACTGGAAATGAATGagacaccttcttctccaatatCTCCAAAGAGTATTGAGGCTCAAGTTTTTACTCCAATTCAGAAACAGCAg aCGGTAACAGAGGAAACGTATGAGGCTACACAGCCATTGACTGAGATCATTTCAGCAAACAATAAAAAG GAGGATACACATGCTGTGCATTACAGACCTTCCTCTCCATTGTCTTCACTAATTGCACTAGTtattgaagaaaataagaatgctttg AGTGAGACAGAAACTGCGACCCAATATTTTTCTACAAGTGAAGGAGAGCATTCACAATCAAGCAGAAAGAATCAAGCGGAAGAATATCTCAAGGATACTACAGAACCTACTACTGAGCTAGTTTCCACAGATGTTTCGAAGACACAGCCTCTTACTCCGCAAACACAGCACCTTCAGACAAGTGAGGGAGATCAATCCGATGAGACACCATCAGAGCAGAATCAAGCAGAAGAAAATCTCAAGGATACTACAGAACCTACTACTGAGCTAGTTTCCACATATGTTTCGAAGATGCCGCCTATTACTCAGCAAACAGAGCATCTTCAGACAAGTGCTAtagatttttcagaaaaaaacgaG GTTGAAGTAAGCAGGCTTCTAGCTCACTTTCAAATAGGCGCAGAGGTTGAATTTTGTCTACTGATGACGAAATATGGTATCCAGGAAAGGTTGTTGATCTTAAACTGTGTGAAGGACTAG
- the LOC125576668 gene encoding uncharacterized protein LOC125576668 yields the protein MMDKVEAFYNNGWSSGQISMVLGDNTYSVCLYTSMETILFKHSDLRIHREWKDGVWKMADKVKPDKKRKAAASSQNSGMDNVFLRRSERVPKRSRDTKTPFKSDRNPALTVIPEIIPAVDPFSTPAEHKLSRLQNWMTLKPGMHETSLSINDNKIRKSFFQSMENAKKDLKKEHIDGAFAMLNCRRNENAAWFHNYKIPKACFLPMEFLHCLLSDDLAYKKEKVKGKKIFNDLFKDTVRGKVYPEKTWGEDVDVVYGITLGKKSNVWIGMEIHLKKKRITVYDCFQKESNSIDIPQVKKLAVLISNLLVESSGDEVDKVKMIPFEIEQAQGLPKTKHPFNCGIFLVKILECQSLKIGDMTKINDDNALELRRTLSCEIFNQFVDESFGK from the exons ATGATGGATAAGGTAGAAGCCTTCTACAACAATGGCTGGAGCAGCGGACAAATTAGCATGGTACTTGGTGATAACACATACTCGGTGTGTCTCTATACTTCTATGGAAACTATTCTATTCAAACATTCAGATTTGCGAATTCATAGAGAATGGAAAGATGGAGTCTGGAAGATGGCAGATAAG GTGAAGCCTGATAAGAAAAGGAAAGCTGCTGCCTCATCACAAAATTCAGGAATGgataatgttttcctaagaagGAGCGAGAGGGTGCCTAAACGATCTAGAGACACAAAAACTCCATTCAAGTCTGACAGAAATCCGGCTTTAACTGTAATACCTGAGATTATACCTGCAGTTGATCCGTTTTCAACTCCTGCGGAACATAAGCTTTCAAGGCTTCAAAATTGGATGACATTAAAGCCCGGCATGCATGAAAC GTCCCTATCAATCAATGATAATAAGATAAGGAAATCTTTCTTTCAAAGCATGGAAAATGCAAAAAAGGACCTTAAGAAAGAG cacatTGATGGAGCCTTTGCAATGCTAAATTGCAGAAGAAATGAGAATGCTGCTTGGTTCCACAACTACAAGATTCCAAAGGCGTGCTTCCTACCTATGGAGTTCTTGCATTGCTTGCTCTCTGATGATTTGGCttacaagaaagaaaaggtcaaaggtaaaaagattttcaacgatttatttaaagatactGTGAGAGGGAAGGTATATCCAGAGAAGACATGGGGAGAAGATGTTGATGTTGTGTATGGGATTACTCTTGGAAAAAAAAGCAATGTCTGGATTGGGATGGAAattcatttgaagaagaaaagaatcacaGTATATGATTGTTTTCAAAAGGAAAGCAACAGCATTGATATTCCTCAAGTGAAAAAGTTGGCAG TGTTGATTTCTAATCTGCTGGTGGAATCTTCTGGTGATGAGGTAGATAAGGTGAAGATGATTCCATTTGAGATTGAGCAGGCACAAGGTTTACCCAAGACAAAACATCCTTTCAACTGTGGGATATTTCTTGTCAAGATTCTGGAGTGCCAGTCATTGAAGATAGGAGACATGACAAAGATTAATGATGACAATGCATTGGAGCTAAGGAGAACCTTGTCTTGTGAGATCTTCAACCAATTTGTGGATGAGAGCTTTGGGAAATGA
- the LOC125576712 gene encoding uncharacterized protein LOC125576712, with the protein MGDPLPLRLALPELRYPIGSEPEKTISINQHSIVAYIKTVKEILGNDEFNRIRGTFLGPVIKLGERSLKLSAKIVHAVLTKSIKTVKRHEAWFHFGAQPMRFSIREFHMVTGLKCSGEAREPREGTEKFKWDFLKGRTHTVKDVEKQLRNTREDASDERFCLAMLLLIESILLQKSLLDGGTTFTLDYVKIAQDMDVLMTYPWGRTAYNLLLKSLQRAVDKSLDKNNYDLQGFPMAFLIWILESVPLLQYAFSQVVPILSVQPSTPIFLCEKYLQIASPQLIDVLLIEIKDHLKVTCILPPISNDPEDDVCMGDEANKDLDDMADLSKRGYKFKIRDWRNMSVDLYGANEEIRRASLLFGNGGMSQASTSYQEESLESKINRISEMVGDNLRIMNDRLCLIEKDRKQIKERVTNLEKLQRVTSYETPNNEACLPNFCCTCTD; encoded by the exons atgggAGATCCATTACCATTAAGACTAGCACTGCCTGAGCTGAGGTATCCGATTGGATCAGAGCCAGAGAAGACGATATCGATAAACCAACACTCGATAGTTGCTTATATCAAAACTGTTAAGGAAATTCTAGGAAATGATGAGTTCAACAGAATAAGAGGGACGTTTTTGGGACCGGTGATCAAGCTTGGAGAGAGGTCTTTGAAATTATCAGCTAAGATAGTGCACGCAGTTCTCACCAAAAGCATCAAGACAGTGAAGAGACACGAAGCATGGTTCCATTTTGGTGCTCAGCCAATGAGGTTCTCTATAAGAGAATTCCACATGGTGACTGGTTTGAAATGTAGTGGTGAAGCAAGAGAACCACGAGAGGGAACCGAGAAATTTAAGTGGGACTTCCTAAAAGGGCGTACTCATACAGTAAAGGACGTGGAGAAGCAGCtcagaaacacaagagaagatgcTTCTGATGAGAGATTCTGCCTTGCAATGCTCCTCCTGATTGAGAGCATACTACTACAGAAGAGCCTTCTCGACGGTGGCACAACTTTTACTTTGGATTATGTGAAAATAGCGCAGGATATGGATGTCTTGATGACATACCCATGGGGGAGAACAGCTTATAATTTGCTGTTAAAATCACTTCAGAGAGCTGTCGACAAAAGCCTCgacaaaaacaattatgattTGCAAGGGTTCCCTATGGCATTTCTTATATGGATACTTGAGTCAGTACCTTTGCTACAGTATGCATTCAGTCAAGTTGTTCCTATTCTGAGCGTTCAACCGTCTACCCCAATATTTTTGTGTGAGAAGTACCTTCAAATAGCTTCTCCACAGCTGATAGATGTTCTCCTAATTGAAATCAAAGATCAT CTTAAGGTCACATGCATCCTACCTCCTATTTCTAATGATCCAGAAGATGATGTTTGCATGGGAGACGAAGCTAATAAAGATCTGGATGACATGGCCGATTTATCCAAGAGAggttataagtttaaaattagaGATTGGCGAAACATGTCAGTAGACCTATACGGTGCTAATGAAGAAATAAGAAGAGCATCTTTACTGTTTGGGAATGGAGGGATGAGTCAAGCTTCTACTTCGTATCAGGAGGAGTCTTTGGAATCAAAGATCAACAGAATCAGCGAGATGGTGGGAGATAATTTAAGGATCATGAACGATCGTTTGTGTTTGATTGAAAAAGACAGGAAACAGATTAAAGAACGTGTGACAAACCTAGAGAAACTACAAAGAGTTACTTCAtatgaaactccaaacaatgag GCTTGCCTTCCTAATTTTTGTTGTACTTGCACAGACTGA
- the LOC125576669 gene encoding protein AGENET DOMAIN (AGD)-CONTAINING P1-like, translating to MNEITKETPGSPIAQQNIETPVLTPIQTQQETHELMNEIISPNISDTQPNTRARRNLLTEQNKDVESRVQNPFEIGANVEISSQDDNTCHKWYPGNVLATYLVDGVEMVKVEYFVPSLDEKKRKRSVETRVSIDRIRPQPPPERSGAKKSYELMQDVEAFDNGAWCAGKVKVILFDGSCFVSLNNSKEQIYFHHSEMRKPRKWVDGVWEMTKKMEEEQTQSVNPSEGDGDKKGKAKAVACKKNEAAGPSEDGVGKMAKEVIKMNKIHLN from the exons ATGAATGAGATCACGAAAGAGACACCTGGTTCTCCAATAGCTCAACAGAATATTGAGACTCCAGTCCTTACTCCAATTCAGACGCAGCAG GAGACTCACGAGCTTATGAATGAGATCATTTCACCAAACATTTCCGACACACAGCCAAATACCCGAGCTCGCAGAAATCTTTTAACAGAGCAAAATAAG GATGTAGAAAGCAGAGTTCAAAATCCCTTTGAGATCGGAGCAAATGTGGAGATTTCATCACAAGATGACAATACTTGTCATAAATGGTATCCAGGAAATGTGTTGGCAACATATTTGGTTGATGGGGTTGAGATGGTGAAAGTTGAGTACTTCGTCCCGTCTCTGGacgaaaagaagaggaaaaggagtgTTGAGACACGTGTATCAATTGACAGAATACGTCCTCAACCACCACCTGAGAGATCTGGAGCGAAGAAAAGTTATGAGCTAATGCAGGACGTGGAGGCGTTCGACAATGGTGCCTGGTGCGCTGGAAAAGTTAAAGTCATTTTGTTTGATGGCTCGTGTTTTGTCTCTTTGAACAATTCTAAAGAACAAATTTACTTCCACCATTCTGAGATgcgaaaaccaagaaaatgggtagatggtgtttgggagatgacaaaaaag ATGGAAGAAGAGCAGACGCAGAGTGTGAATCCAagtgaaggagatggtgataaaaag GGGAAGGCGAAGGCTGTCGCTTGTAAGAAAAATGAAGCAGCTGGTCCATCAGAAGATGGTGTTGGGAAAATGGCAAAAGaggtaataaaaatgaataagatcCACTTGAATTGA